Part of the Leptotrichia sp. oral taxon 215 str. W9775 genome, ATGTAGCATTAAGAAGTATTTTAGTTTGAGAGTGATGTAAATTCAGATAGTATTCAAACCTGTGCTGGCATTTTTTACCTCCTACTCCTGTTTGAGAGTGATGTAAATTCAGATAGTATTCAAACAGACAAGATTAAAATCATAAATGCAGCTTTGTTTGAGAGTAATGTAAATTAAAATGTAATATAAACATAAACACTTTTATTCTAATTTTATATATTATTTTCTTTTTTCCAGCTAAGTGGTATAATATATAAAACACATCACAATAGGAGTTGAGATTGATGAAAACTATAAAATTTAACAATAAAAAACATTATAGTCCATTAGAAATTGTAATAATTATAGTATTAGGAATTATAATCTCTTTTCCATCTTTGGTTTTATTATCAATATTTTTAGTGTTTATGTTTGCTGTAAGTCCTTTAATTACAATATTCTCAATAATTTTTATTATATTTAAAATACTTCATATAAAAAATCAGTAAAAGATATTAGTTTTAAAGAAAATTTTTTAGGTTATTATCAAATAAGTAAAACTGAAATGACTACAGAGGGTTGGAGCAAATATACAAAATTGGAAAAGTGGTTGAAAACTAAAAAGAAAGTGAGAAAGAATGGCAGTAATATCAGAAAAAGAAATAGAATTCAATAAAGAAATTTCACACCATTAAGAGTAATTATGTTTCAAAGTGAAATCTGATATATTTTAGTGATGAAAATTAAAAAAAATTTATTTTTTTGCAAGTAATAATATTTGTTTTTTAAATTCTTCATCTGAAATTTCGTCATATGCACTTTTTCTTAGAATTTCAATTTCTTCTACAGAACATTTTCCACATGCAAGTTCAACATTATATATTGCACTACTCAATCTTTTTTCTATTTCTGGATCTAATTTTCTCATTGTCATTCCTCCATAAAAATTGATATTATTTGATTATTATAGCATATATTTAGGTTTTATAATATATATGGAGTGAAAAATTATAGGAAATCTTTAGAGGAAATAAAAAATTGGTTGAATGATAAAGCTAAAAAATATTTAGAAAAGAACTTTGAACAAAAAGATTTAAAAGTATATTGTTTGAATCTTTACCAGAAATTTATTAGGTAAAAAGGGAGAAAAAAATATGGATAAAAATTATGAAATAACACTGGAACAAGAAACAGCAAAAGAATTTGGTTGGGAAGTTATGGCAAATTTTAGAAGACTGGGAGATAATCTTGAAGAAAATTTGGTATTAAAAAAAATATATGAAAAAATAGGAAAAGAACTTAAAGTATTGTCAAATATGGATATTGAAAAAATAAAAGAATTTAAAATAAAATGTAAATTTGTAAATGAAATACTGGATAGTATTTAGAATTTTTGAGTCAATAGCAGAAGAACATACAAAAAACAGCCCTAATCTATTAATTGGAGCTGTTTTTCTATCATTTATTCAAATCTAAATCCTAATAATTCTTATCCAGTAATCCCACTACACTTCTGACTTCATCCATTTTTACAGTGGCGATTGAACGGGCTTTTTCAGCACCTTTCTGAAGAATTTCATATACATAGTCCATATTATTTACAAGTTCTTCACGTTTTTCCCTGAATGGAGCAAAATAATCCATAAATTTATCAAGCAATTCAGTTTTTGCATGTCCGTAACCAAAGTTTCCGGCCAGAAATTTCTGTTTAAGCTCTTCAGTTTCAGCTTCAGTAGCAAAAAGAGAATACAGTTTTGTAATGTTGTTGTCAGGATTTTTAGGCTCTTCAAGAGGAGTAGAATCAGTAACAATACTCATAATCTGTTTTTTTAGTTCCTTTTTAGAAAAGAACATATTTATAACATTTCCATATGACTTACTCATTTTATCTCCGTCAGTTCCAGGAACGACAGCAACACTTTCCACAATTTTTTCCTTTGGAAGCTTGAAAACTTCCTTTCCATATGTTTCATTAAATTTAATTGCAATATCCCTCGTAATTTCCACGTGCTGTTTCTGATCCTTTCCAACAGGCACTATATCAGGATCGTACATAAGTATATCTGCAGCCATTAATATAGGATATGTGAATAATCCCATGTTAGGCTTAATTCCCTTTGCAATCTTGTCTTTATATGAATGAGCCCTTTCAATCAGTCCCATTGGGGTAACATTTGCTAAAATCCATGCCAGTTCTGTATGTTCAGGCACATCTGACTGTAAGAACAGTGTAGATTTTTCCGGATCAAGACCCAGAGCAAGATAATCTAAAATAACTTCTATTGTATTTTGTTTTAAATTTTCACCATTAGGAGAAGATGTAAGAGCATGATAATTAGCAAGGAAGTAGAAACCTTCATACTGATCCTGAAGTTCCACAAACTGTTTT contains:
- the trpS gene encoding tryptophan--tRNA ligase — its product is MRSLSGIQPSGILHIGNYFGAIKQFVELQDQYEGFYFLANYHALTSSPNGENLKQNTIEVILDYLALGLDPEKSTLFLQSDVPEHTELAWILANVTPMGLIERAHSYKDKIAKGIKPNMGLFTYPILMAADILMYDPDIVPVGKDQKQHVEITRDIAIKFNETYGKEVFKLPKEKIVESVAVVPGTDGDKMSKSYGNVINMFFSKKELKKQIMSIVTDSTPLEEPKNPDNNITKLYSLFATEAETEELKQKFLAGNFGYGHAKTELLDKFMDYFAPFREKREELVNNMDYVYEILQKGAEKARSIATVKMDEVRSVVGLLDKNY